The region AAAGCTACATTAACTTTGGTGTAAACCCACTAAATTCTAAAACTGCATGAGAAATCCCTGAAAGAGAGTACGAACATGATTACAATATGTCCCATAAACCCAAATCGAAAAGCATATTGCTTTGGTCGAACGAAATTCTAAAAAAACAATCTAACTTTGCTCTCTCATAATTCTCCTAGTGAGGATGACTATTCCTCATGCACCAATTTCTCCGAATCAAAATGAAATCATCATTTTCAATGTATGTTTCGTAGGTTTAACGTCTATTCATGGACTCAAAGAACCAAACTATGTTTTAGGGTTAAAGCTACAAACTATAGCAGTGTAGCCACAAGTTTTAACAAGCACACACATAAAACTTATAATTTCAATCTATATAACATGTCCCTTTTCTTTACAAAATAAGGTCAAGGATGTGATCTAAAATGAAGTTGATAGAATTAAAATTTCTATATATATTAGAAGCTTAATTAACCTAGAAAGATGGGAAATTATCATGGTCATTGGAAGAGAGCTTTGAGATTGTAAGTTCCTCTACTTGCTTCTTTGTTCCACATTTCATGGGCCATTTCTTCATAAACTCTTTCAGTGAAATGATAAGAGTCCCAAAACACATACTCTTTAGGATTCTCGCACACTTCAAATTCTTTCACCGGCCTCCTCCCTCCACAACTAAACGTTCCTCTAAACCGCCCTGTCCCACAACACGCCGCTTTCCCTTCCTTGTAAcctaaacataaaacataattttGTCAATCACATGTCACTTTAATTCAAATAATCTTTAACACACAATGTTGCACATATATACCGTATATGGATGGATGTTTTATTCTATGCTTGATATTGCTACTGAAGTCGTATAGCGAATATTTGAATCCATGCAGTTGCTTTGCTAATCTTTTTAGCAACTTTGCAAGCTCTTGGTTATGTAGTTTTGCTAGCAATGAAGCCTCCTTTACACACCCAACGGAttcacttaatggattaagaagtatCCTCATCCCTGGAATACAACCCAATGGACCCAAATTCAGAAACCCAAATTTTCTGCCTCCTCTTTTGTGCAACTCCTGTCCAAATTGTAAGCACTTAATGTCAAATCTTGAATATACTCCATTATTGTGTATTAAAGAGTTGTTATACATATACATGCTTACTTTTATAGCGGTTGTTAAATTGCCAAGAACAATTTTTACAAGGAGGGAGTTGGAGTATGTTGACGTGAAATTAGTGGAGTTGGTAATCAAGTATGGGCTTGCGTAATCGTTTGTTCCAATGCTAAACAAATAGACAGCTTTTGACAATGTGTCACTAGCCTCAATATTCCCATAAATCTTTCTCAATCGATTCACCACCTTCTTGTGATTGCTTAACTGGGTTTGAAGACTGATTACCTGTCAACaattaaaaatcatatcttttttaaatattttttaaagacTTTGATGAAAGTGACACAATGAATGACATGATGCTTTAGTTCTATATTTACAAAATCACATGTATCCATCATCTATTAGTACTACTATAGCACTAAGAGTTGAAAAATAGGACCATTACCGACCTCTAGCTACTTGTGTTATTAAAATTGGAGTTTAGCCTGAAACATATGTTGGACCTATCAGTTTTGTCCCTGCAACTTTCCTACCCACACCACATGCATTCTTCCACttgataaacaaaaaaaaaaaaaaaaaaaaggtttcttGATACTTTTTGTTCACACCTTTGTTTCTATAATTTCAAAATCTTTTTCTGATAAGCATTAACTATTAGAAAAAGATTATTGGCACACAGGAATCTGTTTACAGTTAACAAAGTGGATTTCCTAAAGATATGGGTATCCATATACCCTATTTACTATTATTTCCATTAATTAAAAAAAGCTGGATTAATTAAATCTTTAATAGATGTGGTTTTCCACAATCGAACTTGGTTGACTATTCTATCTTCCATGTGAACTGCACTCTGACCATGTGATTTTGTAGATTCAATTTCTGAAATTAATTAATTGTAGTTTATGTTGGTAAATTTGGCAAAGGTGGGGGGTCAACTTCAGAAAGTGATTTGGTTGGTATTACACCCAACACAATGAGTGGTCTAAAATGTTCACTTACCAGTTAAAAAGGCAAATCTTCAAACTACTTTCCTTTTTCCATCATGGAAccataaaaaaaatctaaaaattgatCATCTTTTTAATCTCAAGAacttaaaataatatataatttgTGATAATAGCGAAGATAACTGCATAAAATCTGCTCCGGAAATCTTACAATAACTAAAGCTTTGTTTGAATATGCTTTAAAGTTATGTTTGTTGAATATGATATTACTTGTTGTTTCTGCACTAAAAAATAATTACGTACCGATCCCTGAAACGTTTCAACAAGAGCACCTGCTCCTGCGGATGCAAAGTTGGCTCCGATCTTGTAATACCTCCGGCTGTTAGGCTCCATATACGGCGGAATCAAGGGCAACTTGGCGTACTTCACTTTTTCATGATTATGGAAAATAGTAGTTATGATTAAGAAACGGAATCTGGGAAGTTAGATAgataatagaaaacaaaaagaCTAGCTTACAGATGAAATCAGGAATGATACGGCCGTCGGAGAAGCGGCCGGTGGGGAAGCGGAAGAATGTTTCGCCGTATGGAGGAAAATTAGACTGGTCGAGAGTGGTGGTGTTAATGTAGTTGTTATTTCCAGGATCGAAGAACGAGTCTCCGAAGACGAAGAGCGCAGCAGCGGCATGTTTTTGGGATTCGATTGATCGAGATGCGAGgagaaagaagatgaagaagaagcaaAGTAAGAATGGTGGTGCCATTAGAAATAAAGGTGGCTTGATGGAGGAGATTGTTTACATCTAATTGCAGACAAATGGTGCTGACTAATGGAAACTTTTCAACTTCTATTTTCGGTCTGCAACGACCATGTACGGCGGTGCCATGTGGATCGGCCCGCTTTCCTTTTTCTCTAATATCTTTAATACACCGGATATTCACAAAAATAGATGTATACgagatatgtacaaaaaaaaaaataaaaaaataatgtttgaaaaCCAATAATACAAAATCCGTTTCTTAGGTCATTTGTTTTTTAGTTGTATTTAATAATaccgtttttttttctttgttcatATTATTCAAACGGGTAATTATATCATATATAAGATATTATAGTAGACATGGTGTTATCATATAAGATAATGTAATAGACATTATGTTAGCAATGAATAAATTATGTCATGTTAAAGGTTGCTGACATAAAAGATTTGATACCATTTTATCGGTTGTAATCTATATCATTATAATAAGAACATAAAAAAATCAGATGATCTTTTGAatacaattaaaagataaataatctgttaaaaacaattaaaaactataaaatataataattattgattgatattttatgaaaaaaaaattataaaaataataacctTTTAGTTTACTAGACCATCATCAtgtatttcatattatttctAACTaattttatatcataataaaataatgaaaagatacattataaaattcaaatttccaACTTGCATTTTATATTTTGGATTTCGGCCAAGAAAAATCATCTACTCATAAATTTCGAGCACAGTTTGAAAATCCGattaataaattacaaaaatttaATCAGCGTTTTGTGTTTTACTAAAATATCACAGTGAGTTAAAGAACATAACAAATGAGTAGTGGACATGATAGATAGacataaaatatgacatttggtcaaaaaaaaattgatagacattaaacatttcaaaaatagGTAAGAGAGTtgcatattttgacctaaatacACTTGATAAAAAGAAGCGTAAGATgctaaaagaacaaaaaaaaattacttgATTTTGAAAGGAGGCAAAACATGAAAGTGTTTCATGGTTATGTCAATAAGAAAAATGAAGATCCAAGTGAAATCATCATGGTAGATGACACCAAGGTctttaaggtgttgtttgttttttaagaggtaaaatatttgtaattttttttcacaTCTGCAAAAGGAGATGTGTAGCAAAAATTTACATTCCACAAAAAAGGTTGTTTGAATAATTTTTGGTGCATAAATGATATAAACCACAATGATCATAAATGATATCAATCAAACAAACAAAGTGTGCATACAACCATTAAACATAATGACAAATGTAGTGGCGGCGGCGGCAGAGGTTAAGGTGTCAGCGAAAGTTGTGTGAATGGTGGCGACGATGTGGCTGAGGTGGTAGTGGAAAAAGAAATATCATATTAGGGATTTAACTTAGAAGATGTTTTCAAAAACCAGAAACTATTTTTTTGTCTTTTGGAAAAAATGACACATAACTTTTTATGTCTACAACGttctaaaaaaacaaacaatatttTTCGTTAATCTCTGCCCGCTAGTAGACATAAAAGTTCATCaaaacaattttataaaaaacaaCCTAACACATGACCCTCAGTTAGTTAAAGACAATTTATTTTCCTACTTTTCGTTGCTTTTCGAGGAACCTCACAATAACATGCCGATTCATACTACTGCatattttaaattcatttttgCTATATGAATATCTTGGATTGTCCCTTGTCCAATGATGAGATCAAAAAAGAAGTATGAGAATGCGATTATAATAAATTCTCCGTTGTAACGTATGTTTTCCAAGTATAAGTATTTTGacatttaaattttatttaagtATGAAATGTAGGGTTTTCGGCATGCCACATCACTAACATTAGTGTGTCGCGATGCGACCTTGTCAATTAAGTAGCAATGCAGTTAGATATGTATCACGACGCGGTGGCGACTAAGGAGTTAAAAAACCTAGGTCTCAGGCCTTGGGCCCTATTTAAGGGTgataacttttagggttttgtgcatTCTCCAGAGAGTAAACCCTAGCCCCCTTGAGTGTACTTGGTGCTTTTTGGTGGAGATTCTTGAGAAAGAAAGTATATAGAGTGAAGATCCAAAAGTTGTGCATCATTCTCCTCAgttctagacctttgtaagtatCAAAGATCCTTACCTTCCTAAATTCCATGCATAGACCTAGGTTTTGATGGTGTTTTGGTTGCCTTTGTCCCATTATCTTAAGATTTCTTGGAGTTTGGGAACTCTAGATGATTGTTGTTGTCCTAGAATCATTTCTGGATAAAGCATGAAATTTATCCATGTAAAGCCTTTAGGTCTTTTTGGGCCACTTTAAGAGTTAGGGTTTAAGTTTATGACTTAGGTTAATTGAAAATGGATAAAGCATGAAATTTATCCATCAAGTCCCTTAGTAGAGTCAGATATGAAGAATTGTCCTCTGCTTGGTTTTGGTGGTGTTGTAGCTTATTCTAGGTAATCTCGAGTGTCTTGATTTCAACTCCTTTATTCAGTATGCGTTTAGGTAAGTAGACTAGTTAAGTTGGTTACCTATTATTATGGTTTGCTTTTTTGTCTGTTTGTTATATATGTTGACATATCTTTTGATGAGTTGAGGGCGGTCGAACTAAAATGTCTTCAAGTACTTCTAAGGATCGTGGAAAGGCGAAGATGTGACTGTGCACATACATCAACAGTTTATGTTTTAAGATTCCACTATGTTTTACCTTATTACTCTGATTTTGGATTTTGGTTTGCGAACAATGGTTTTATTTTGATTATCACTTATGAAAAATGGGTATTTATcttgatttataaaaataaaaaaattattgtgaAAATTAGGACGATACACCTAGACAAATATATTgtgatagttttttttttttctcatggAAGAAGTAGTATGCatttaaggaatttaaatcaGTTGTTGTTATCCCGCGTGGATAAAATGAATCGTTCTTCACCTTGATTCATAAAGTCCAAGATATGTTATTGTAATACCAAAAATTTTGTATACTTAAGATAAATAGATTTTCAATTTGTAACCCGAGAAAGaaaagaaagggtgtatgaaacAATATATGTGATTCAAGGGTATTTCGGTTTTCTATGTTAATTATATGTAAATTCAGTTATTATAGTCTTTATTAATTTAATGAGTTTAAAGTTCTATATGTTTAATGAAATGCATATGTTAATATGTAAGGCCCTTGTGTACACTTAAATGAAATTTGTGCACATAAGACCTCTTGTATGCACTACAATGGAATTATGGAATTAGTGGGTATCAGACCCTTTATGTGCATTTTAGTGGAAATAGTGCACATAAGGTCTAAGTATGTATATTAAGAATTAGTTCAATCTTGGCCTTATAACTCAAGACTTGAAATGAATGAGATGTAGCcttataaatgaaagttgtatccTACAAAGAAAATTTAGAGAAAATATTCATGAAAAATAGGCTTATAATGAAAAAGACATGGTCATTTGAAATTGTATTTTAAAGACTAAAAGTGGCAAAGTAGGTGAACACCCATGTTCACAGGCTAATAATTCAAAATCAGTAAACATTCAGACAAGAATTAGTTAAAAGAAGTTATAGAGCAAGTGACCATCTTTCCATAGATATAAGCCTCACAAAAATTAGACTTCAGATGAGGAAGTTATAGTCAATTAAAGATAAggaaaaattttaataaaaatataaaggaCTAAGAAAATTTATAAGTCTAGGTATAGTTCCAAATCACATTAGGTTCCTACTTTGGAGCTTGAAAATATGACTTATTGATGTCCAAATTATAGGCATGATTAGTCTAttgatgtaacgcccgtagatcagggctagtcaatttagagacgataagcgtcaaaaatgattttttgataaaagattatttagaatgaataatcttaactaagtttagtatatgttacaaggattccgtacatataaagaacgccgaaatccgagttataacgaagaagttatgacctgtcgaagtttcgcgacagaaccggcacgacacaacgcgacgtaaaaagtgaatttacgttagagtgatatttagccttagcaatctaaatgaagtcgtagagttcgttaaaccatgagcgtacataaaaagaatgcccaaatctgacttcgtatgaggaagttatgatttttcgaagtttcaacttagcggaatgcagcccgaatactcgatttgagacgagcggtttttagccgaaacaatctaaatgagaattgaagatctcattaattgtagtaaaacgataaaaagataggcgaaaacggacgtcggatgaagaagttatgattttataacggagttttcctgtcccggcctactaaaaataaataataaaaaataaagtcaaaattagccgacggagtctaaacgaaagttgtagatcgtagtctcacctacgcgtggatataaagaacgtcgaaaacggagttcgtatgaggaagatatgaatttttaaagtttattaaatattttcgatatttatttatatatatattggccgatattatccgaagggggggagtcagcgatcctatccaggttacgccccgcgtaactaggatttacgccctgcgtaaatcgaccttccagcccctataaaagggagtcgagtgcagccgattcaattgctcatttctcttctttctctcgcgtttttgcatcgtttttcgtgcaagaaatatcccgaagccccggtatcattcccaagccccgaagcaagtctcgaggccccgaagatcccgagaagtgaaattcccgagccaaagctctgcccgcgaggagtccggtttttgtgaagatcttccagatctgccgaagaatactacttctacaagtcgtagtgctgtccgatcatcttctaatcaagtgagtgtatactacctttcataaacacaataataatacaagtatggtttgagtgtattaattatattgttgtttataggtgtgagtgtgtagttactttcttctaacacataaatatgaagtatttgctatgaaatacgtgctatgtgtttatatattatttgtctatttgagatgggcgtggaattgatgtttagtgttaaataatttaaactgtgtaagtatttatatctacgaaaatgttgggtagaacttgggtagatgggatagttggtgactatggagttagcgcctattgtataaaccttggcgacgatgtgacttcgtgcctatttgatgaaccttggcgactatggagttagcgcttgttgagtaagccttggtgactatggagttagcgcttgttaagcgAACCTtgatgactatggagttagcgcctgatagctatggatttagtacctgataaatAAACTtgggcagcaatggatttcgtgccaattccttaggaataaatgaatgaaggatagttggttcttagggtaaaaccttaagaagataatggggatgggtaattgggttgattgtttgttgattacatataataattatattattatgggttgaaaaccctatatgctcaccaggctcccaagcctgacccactcagttttctttacaTTACAGGTGATGGCACAAGAGtgtaagttggtggacttgacgagagattttggattatagatcagtagttatgaataactgttgtaaggtttattttatattgtttatgcttttggtctgtgtcgaacatgacatcccgagattttattatttaatgaaaatacattctctttgagaaacgttttgataaattctatcatattttattttgggaacaaattccgcaactcttttaatcaaaagattactctgattttataaaaataaatcataaacaaatcggtctttactggccgtgaaattggggatgtcacaattgaaATCTTTTGTTAAGTACTAAACAAGGAAAGAAAAATAAGGACTAATAGAGTTTGTATGAATGTATTATGAAGGTCCAAATTTGGAACCACAGGCTAAGTTCTCAGACGAGTCAATTAGTGAGTTTACCAGCACGTGGGACTGAGGGCATGTGGATTAGATATAGCCAATCGAATTTTAACACAAGATAACTAACTCTCTCATCTACAAGCATACATGTGGAACCCTATATCGACTATGTATGACACTTATATATGCATTGTTTTAAGTCATATTAGgtttattattttccaaaaagaTCTAGAACTTATGTGTGTGCAATTATGGAGAGACCAATATGTGTATGAAGAGCTCAACAAAGAATGAAAGGAGAATCAAGGAACTTTTGTCAT is a window of Lactuca sativa cultivar Salinas chromosome 1, Lsat_Salinas_v11, whole genome shotgun sequence DNA encoding:
- the LOC111882505 gene encoding GDSL esterase/lipase 5 isoform X2, which encodes MPLLRSSSSETRSSILEITTTLTPPLSTSLIFLHTAKHSSASPPAASPTAVSFLISSYAKLPLIPPYMEPNSRRYYKIGANFASAGAGALVETFQGSVISLQTQLSNHKKVVNRLRKIYGNIEASDTLSKAVYLFSIGTNDYASPYLITNSTNFTSTYSNSLLVKIVLGNLTTAIKELHKRGGRKFGFLNLGPLGCIPGMRILLNPLSESVGCVKEASLLAKLHNQELAKLLKRLAKQLHGFKYSLYDFSSNIKHRIKHPSIYGYKEGKAACCGTGRFRGTFSCGGRRPVKEFEVCENPKEYVFWDSYHFTERVYEEMAHEMWNKEASRGTYNLKALFQ
- the LOC111882505 gene encoding GDSL esterase/lipase 5 isoform X1; translation: MAPPFLLCFFFIFFLLASRSIESQKHAAAALFVFGDSFFDPGNNNYINTTTLDQSNFPPYGETFFRFPTGRFSDGRIIPDFILKYAKLPLIPPYMEPNSRRYYKIGANFASAGAGALVETFQGSVISLQTQLSNHKKVVNRLRKIYGNIEASDTLSKAVYLFSIGTNDYASPYLITNSTNFTSTYSNSLLVKIVLGNLTTAIKELHKRGGRKFGFLNLGPLGCIPGMRILLNPLSESVGCVKEASLLAKLHNQELAKLLKRLAKQLHGFKYSLYDFSSNIKHRIKHPSIYGYKEGKAACCGTGRFRGTFSCGGRRPVKEFEVCENPKEYVFWDSYHFTERVYEEMAHEMWNKEASRGTYNLKALFQ